In Aedes albopictus strain Foshan chromosome 3, AalbF5, whole genome shotgun sequence, the following are encoded in one genomic region:
- the LOC134290511 gene encoding uncharacterized protein LOC134290511 produces the protein MPETDRNDCKVCRRSNNLDNMVFCPRCEEWYHYQCAGVNESVADRSWVCGNCSILPPIDPPGQTSTPVSSVPSVATTPSAGLPSIATSAPLGLPPPGMSTAAQGLENPRQSILTDQARASLQWIQEQRENLEKEMEENHRQEMERKRQELRKLANKAMLGIVDRTHEGIGNSLCGQSAAAGANKVQNWMQQMVGEMRNLSIAQPSGRAEEIMSAAPTFDISSFLTTSGTSVHGLDPNPSSTIHGSQGRSVVIPTTTIPPVHSMPVGPSQLTTDSWLGANMQTEINRYQHLGAMPRGLVSRVPPGLGINTQTNVVTACSTVPTVGPTSNHSGFSVVTGSSVAGNPLTNTLSQPQFYAGIATNVSAPFVQSATSFPNFVPGLAFNTAMNGSSQAFQQFPDAGYANNVGVNGGVPLGQNNFQSLPRMPNPLAQLQIVPTQHQLLARQVMPKDLPPFRGDPEDWPLFYSAYVNSTTACGYSDVENLARLQKALQGRAFDAVKSRLLLPACVPQVLNTLYMLFGRPELIIQTMLNKIREVPAPRSDRLDTLISFGMAVQNLCDHLEAAGQIAHMCNPTLLQELVEKIPAQQRLDWALYKRQFMAVDLRTFSTYMSTLVAAASDVTVITDTKQSQAGRSDRGKEKNFLNAHSVAEPFKKEILEENISGVVCLACNGPNHKVKDCVIFKKWGPENRWEIVRENHLCKMCLGKHGQRPCKQQGNCGMEGCQLRHHPLLHVEYQKQQVTSELELNAGSVNVSSGEGVNAHHSTGNATMFRIIPVKLSWNEKSVETFAFLDDGSSMTLMEQSIADRLGIDDGESLPLGLTWTGNINRQIPNSKRVSIEVSGQGASKSFALNDTRTVPNLELPRQTLKYEELARQYAHLKGLPMSSYEAVSPGILIGSNNASLIATLKLREGELGDPLAAKTRLGWSIYGHVANMREAQNFSFHIRENYFGKYENEKKSENTRPKSLGDGTCVSKGSTKQVLREITLDKLKADKDYVSSGTERKIGCNKAVKSRTRTRGRVLSDIQGRDGCIRQAVVRTACGVFRRPVSKPAVLQLRSESNAEDAAEPEVRYGPGDVNDTGSTESTPVKNDIDVKSLTEGTSQRSKRN, from the coding sequence ATGCCGGAGACGGATAGAAACGACTGTAAAGTCTGCCGGCGATCGAACAACCTGGACAACATGGTGTTCTGTCCACGGTGTGAAGAATGGTATCATTACCAATGCGCTGGGGTGAATGAATCTGTTGCGGACCGAAGCTGGGTGTGTGGTAATTGCTCGATTCTGCCACCCATCGATCCACCTGGGCAAACAAGCACTCCGGTGAGTAGTGTCCCATCTGTAGCGACGACACCTTCTGCCGGTCTACCGTCAATCGCGACCAGTGCACCACTCGGGTTGCCACCACCAGGAATGTCGACTGCTGCACAGGGTCTGGAAAACCCAAGACAGTCGATCTTAACAGACCAGGCAAGGGCTAGCCTTCAGTGGATTCAGGAACAGCGTGAAAACTTGGAGAAGGAGATGGAAGAAAACCATAGACAAGAAATGGAACGGAAGCGGCAGGAATTGAGGAAGCTTGCCAATAAAGCTATGTTAGGCATCGTTGACAGAACGCATGAAGGCATTGGGAACAGCTTGTGTGGACAGTCTGCAGCGGCGGGAGCCAATAAAGTGCAGAACTGGATGCAACAGATGGTCGGCGAAATGAGGAACCTTTCGATTGCTCAACCGAGCGGAAGGGCAGAGGAAATTATGTCGGCTGCACCTACGTTTGACATCAGTTCCTTTCTGACCACTTCAGGTACGTCTGTGCACGGACTTGACCCAAACCCGTCGTCAACTATCCACGGATCGCAAGGTAGGTCAGTGGTTATTCCGACAACAACTATTCCTCCGGTTCATTCGATGCCAGTCGGACCATCACAGTTAACCACTGATAGTTGGCTAGGTGCAAACATGCAGACTGAAATCAATCGTTATCAGCACTTAGGGGCGATGCCAAGAGGGTTAGTTAGTCGAGTGCCACCAGGGTTGGGAATCAATACACAAACAAACGTTGTGACAGCCTGCTCTACGGTTCCAACCGTGGGTCCTACTTCGAATCATTCGGGCTTTTCGGTAGTAACCGGTTCATCGGTAGCTGGTAATCCGTTGACAAATACTCTGTCACAACCACAATTCTATGCTGGGATAGCAACAAACGTGAGTGCACCCTTCGTGCAATCAGCAACATCTTTTCCTAACTTCGTTCCTGGGCTGGCTTTCAACACCGCGATGAATGGGAGTAGTCAGGCCTTCCAGCAGTTTCCAGATGCAGGATATGCAAATAATGTTGGTGTAAATGGAGGAGTTCCGCTTGGTCAGAATAACTTCCAAAGTCTTCCAAGGATGCCTAATCCGCTAGCTCAGCTTCAAATCGTTCCTACGCAACACCAGCTTCTGGCGAGGCAGGTTATGCCCAAGGACCTTCCTCCTTTCCGAGGGGACCCAGAAGACTGGCCCTTGTTTTATAGTGCGTATGTGAACTCGACGACGGCGTGTGGATATTCAGACGTCGAGAACCTGGCCAGGCTTCAGAAAGCATTGCAAGGCAGGGCCTTTGACGCTGTTAAAAGTCGGTTGTTACTTCCGGCGTGCGTGCCACAAGTGTTAAACACACTCTACATGTTATTTGGCAGACCAGAACTGATAATTCAAACGATGTTGAACAAGATACGCGAGGTTCCGGCACCACGATCAGACCGATTAGATACACTGATATCATTCGGTATGGCCGTCCAGAATTTATGTGACCATTTGGAGGCAGCAGGACAGATAGCACACATGTGCAATCCAACGTTACTACAGGAACTGGTGGAAAAGATTCCAGCCCAACAACGGTTGGATTGGGCACTTTACAAACGGCAGTTTATGGCGGTCGACTTACGTACATTCTCGACCTACATGTCAACTCTCGTCGCTGCAGCATCCGATGTCACAGTCATCACAGACACTAAGCAGTCACAAGCAGGAAGAAGTGATCGAGGAAAAGAGAAAAACTTTCTCAATGCACATTCCGTGGCTGAGCCATTTAAaaaggaaattttagaggaaaacATATCCGGAGTGGTGTGCTTAGCTTGTAACGGACCCAATCACAAAGTTAAAGATTGCGTGATCTTTAAGAAATGGGGTCCTGAGAATCGATGGGAAATTGTTAGAGAAAATCATCTCTGCAAAATGTGCTTGGGAAAACATGGGCAGCGGCCTTGCAAGCAACAAGGAAATTGCGGAATGGAAGGTTGTCAGCTACGACACCACCCGCTGCTGCATGTTGAATACCAGAAGCAGCAAGTTACGTCCGAATTGGAGCTGAATGCAGGAAGTGTAAATGTGAGTTCCGGAGAGGGAGTTAATGCTCATCATTCTACAGGAAATGCTACAATGTTCCGTATAATTCCCGTAAAGCTTTCCTGGAATGAAAAATCCGTCGAGACCTTTGCGTTTTTAGATGACGGTTCATCGATGACGCTCATGGAACAGTCAATTGCCGATCGTTTGGGCATAGATGATGGTGAATCACTTCCTTTGGGCCTAACATGGACGGGCAACATTAACCGGCAAATTCCAAACTCCAAGCGGGTTTCTATTGAAGTTTCTGGTCAAGGCGCTAGTAAAAGTTTTGCTCTGAATGATACTAGAACTGTCCCGAACCTAGAACTTCCGAGGCAAACTCTGAAGTACGAAGAGCTGGCACGTCAATATGCCCATTTAAAAGGGCTACCGATGAGCAGCTATGAAGCAGTTTCGCCTGGTATATTGATAGGCTCCAACAATGCTAGCTTGATTGCAACATTAAAGCTACGTGAAGGAGAACTTGGCGACCCGCTGGCTGCTAAAACTCGATTGGGTTGGTCTATTTACGGACATGTAGCTAATATGCGTGAGGCACAGAACTTTAGCTTTCATATTCGTGAAAATTACTTTGGGAAAtatgaaaacgaaaaaaaatcggaaaacacTCGTCCCAAATCTTTAGGGGATGGCACATGCGTTTCAAAAGGTTCGACGAAGCAGGTATTAAGAGAGATCACACTCGATAAGCTGAAGGCAGACAAGGATTATGTATCGAGTGGAACAGAAAGAAAGATAGGTTGCAACAAAGCAGTAAAATCTAGAACACGGACCAGAGGACGTGTTCTGTCTGATATTCAAGGCCGAGACGGATGTATTCGCCAGGCAGTCGTACGGACTGCATGTGGAGTCTTCCGTCGCCCCGTATCGAAGCCAGCAGTGCTCCAGTTAAGAAGCGAGAGTAACGCAGAAGACGCAGCGGAACCGGAAGTGCGTTACGGGCCGGGGGATGTTAACGACACTGGCAGCACTGAATCGACGCCAGTCAAAAATGACATCGATGTGAAGTCTCTGACTGAGGGAACGTCACAACGgtcaaaaagaaattaa